One Streptomyces drozdowiczii DNA segment encodes these proteins:
- a CDS encoding RNA polymerase sigma factor, giving the protein MTDDVREDGRVPVAAEAPLQFPVEFEAHYLTNQKAFHDFALYILKTNDRAEKAVHNAYVAIRTRWDTLLAEPDLQAQTWLILRRAIIDELIGGFREEVAERDSGIGLYPALTKLPPRQFDVVVLRFIGRLETKKIAWYMGLTPSTVTHHIRKAQERLAPTHRRATRPIKKKDIQ; this is encoded by the coding sequence ATGACCGACGACGTGCGTGAGGACGGCCGCGTGCCTGTGGCCGCGGAGGCCCCGCTCCAGTTCCCCGTGGAGTTCGAGGCCCACTACCTCACCAACCAGAAGGCGTTCCACGACTTCGCGCTGTACATCCTGAAGACCAACGACCGGGCGGAGAAGGCCGTCCACAACGCCTACGTGGCAATCCGCACCCGCTGGGACACCCTGCTCGCCGAACCGGATCTGCAGGCCCAGACCTGGCTGATCCTGCGCCGCGCCATCATCGACGAACTGATCGGCGGCTTCCGCGAGGAAGTGGCCGAACGCGACAGCGGCATCGGCCTGTACCCGGCCCTCACCAAACTTCCCCCGCGCCAGTTCGACGTCGTCGTCCTGCGCTTCATCGGCCGGCTCGAAACCAAGAAGATCGCCTGGTACATGGGCCTCACCCCCAGCACCGTCACCCACCACATCCGCAAGGCCCAGGAACGCCTCGCCCCCACCCATCGCCGCGCCACGCGGCCGATCAAGAAGAAGGACATCCAGTGA